The Candidatus Ancaeobacter aquaticus genome has a segment encoding these proteins:
- a CDS encoding glycosyl hydrolase family 65 protein, producing MKNIYSCYGDDETWNIRESEWVTKLQAVRESQFALGNGYLGMRGVLEEIPHGAQPGTYLSGLYDKMASQVDELVNLPNPINFKFTVEGEKLDLYAMDVTDHTRVLNMKKGMLLRQTMYSDTTKRRYDYQSVRFVSMHNKHIGVMQMTLTPLDGACVLDINTGIDTSVDNVEILSEGSKKHFRVKELGTSHKAGYLTVDTMEKHNTIVFWSGFYYEKDGKKVYAKDNIFRLKLRKNQTVTFTKIFCIKHFPYKHDCESYRKETFKVFYNAFHGNFTTLAANHIKAWERTWKKADVLVFATEHLQMRIRFNIYHMLICAHYDSGFSSVGARTLSGEGYRGHIFWDAEIFNMPFYLFKFPNIAKNMLMYRYRRLDVSREIAERDGFKGARYAWESARTGEEQTPEWARDFDGTVIKIHTHDYEIHITADIAYALYKYYVVTGDEEFMNHYGYEMLFETARFWVSRAQYNKRKKRYDINNVIGPDEFHVDVNNNAFTNMMVKWHLLTAARMYKALKNNKKVAKTLKEKLKLKDVEVREWGKVARGLYFNINKKTNIIEQFEGYYKLKNVEVEETDENGMPILPSRYKAEDLDKTKYVKQADVVMLLCLLDDVFNLKTKKENYNYYVPKTLHKSSLSCSMHALLACEVGDMKRAYDLFNVALRTDISDSYGNTKEGIHAASLGGTWQVLVHGFGGVGIFKETLSINPRMPRSWSKMCFAVSWKHHTVKLELTNNLIKVRIGTKDKKMIEIGIFGKRVQIKPNKVHIFTRKNLKSNEEYYY from the coding sequence ATGAAGAATATCTATTCATGTTATGGGGATGACGAAACGTGGAATATCAGAGAATCTGAATGGGTGACCAAACTTCAAGCTGTTCGTGAATCTCAATTCGCACTTGGAAACGGATACCTCGGTATGCGGGGTGTCTTGGAAGAAATTCCGCATGGAGCGCAGCCAGGAACCTATCTTTCCGGACTCTATGACAAGATGGCTTCGCAAGTGGATGAGCTTGTTAATCTGCCCAATCCGATCAATTTTAAATTCACCGTTGAAGGAGAGAAACTCGATCTTTATGCAATGGATGTTACTGACCACACCCGTGTTCTTAATATGAAGAAGGGAATGCTTCTCCGTCAAACAATGTACAGTGATACAACAAAAAGACGGTATGACTATCAATCTGTGCGGTTTGTATCAATGCATAATAAACATATCGGTGTTATGCAAATGACGCTAACCCCGCTTGATGGTGCGTGTGTTTTAGATATTAATACAGGAATTGATACATCGGTGGATAATGTTGAGATCTTAAGTGAGGGGAGTAAAAAACATTTTAGAGTAAAAGAACTTGGCACATCTCATAAAGCAGGGTATCTCACCGTGGACACTATGGAGAAGCATAATACAATAGTTTTCTGGAGCGGTTTCTACTATGAAAAAGATGGGAAGAAAGTGTATGCAAAAGATAATATTTTTAGGCTTAAATTAAGGAAAAATCAGACGGTTACTTTCACAAAGATATTTTGTATAAAACATTTTCCGTATAAGCATGACTGTGAGAGTTACAGAAAAGAAACATTCAAGGTGTTTTACAATGCTTTTCACGGTAATTTTACGACACTTGCCGCAAATCATATCAAGGCATGGGAACGTACATGGAAAAAAGCCGATGTTTTAGTGTTTGCAACAGAACATTTGCAGATGAGAATCCGGTTTAATATTTATCATATGCTGATATGTGCCCACTACGATAGTGGGTTTTCAAGCGTTGGCGCACGAACATTAAGCGGAGAAGGATATCGAGGCCATATCTTTTGGGATGCTGAGATATTCAATATGCCCTTTTATCTTTTTAAGTTTCCTAATATTGCCAAAAATATGCTGATGTATCGTTATCGGAGACTTGACGTGTCACGTGAGATTGCCGAGCGAGATGGTTTTAAGGGTGCTCGCTATGCGTGGGAATCAGCACGTACCGGAGAAGAACAAACACCTGAGTGGGCTCGCGATTTTGATGGAACGGTCATTAAGATTCATACGCATGATTATGAAATACACATAACGGCTGATATCGCCTATGCATTATATAAATATTATGTTGTGACCGGTGATGAAGAGTTTATGAATCATTACGGGTATGAAATGCTATTTGAAACCGCACGGTTTTGGGTGTCCCGCGCGCAGTATAATAAACGCAAAAAACGTTATGATATCAATAATGTTATAGGACCGGATGAATTTCATGTTGATGTAAACAATAATGCGTTTACGAACATGATGGTAAAGTGGCATCTCCTTACCGCCGCAAGAATGTATAAAGCCCTAAAAAATAACAAAAAAGTGGCCAAGACATTAAAAGAAAAACTAAAATTAAAAGATGTAGAAGTGCGTGAATGGGGTAAAGTCGCTCGTGGGCTGTATTTTAATATCAATAAAAAAACAAATATCATCGAGCAGTTTGAAGGATATTATAAACTGAAGAATGTTGAGGTAGAAGAAACGGATGAAAATGGCATGCCGATTCTTCCCTCGCGATATAAAGCCGAAGATTTAGATAAAACCAAGTATGTGAAACAGGCTGATGTTGTTATGCTCTTGTGCTTATTGGATGATGTTTTTAATCTCAAGACAAAAAAAGAGAACTACAACTATTATGTACCAAAAACATTGCATAAATCTTCTTTGAGTTGTTCTATGCATGCGCTTCTTGCCTGCGAAGTCGGGGACATGAAACGCGCGTACGATCTTTTTAATGTTGCCCTCAGAACGGATATTAGCGATTCCTACGGTAATACAAAAGAAGGGATACATGCGGCATCACTCGGTGGGACCTGGCAGGTTCTTGTGCACGGTTTTGGTGGGGTTGGAATTTTTAAAGAAACGCTGTCAATAAATCCTCGCATGCCTCGATCATGGAGCAAAATGTGTTTTGCCGTTTCATGGAAGCATCATACTGTAAAGTTAGAATTGACGAATAATCTTATTAAAGTACGTATAGGAACAAAAGATAAAAAAATGATAGAGATAGGTATATTTGGAAAACGTGTACAAATAAAACCTAATAAAGTCCATATCTTCACACGTAAAAACCTTAAATCAAATGAGGAGTATTATTACTAA
- a CDS encoding mechanosensitive ion channel — MIDRPFRVGDRIRLLSGENVVVKDIGIRRSKFVFDDDKAIIIMPNQDLSKSKIVNYTFAEENSNES, encoded by the coding sequence ATGATCGACAGGCCGTTTCGGGTAGGTGACAGGATCAGGCTTCTTTCGGGAGAGAATGTTGTCGTAAAAGATATTGGTATTCGGCGCAGTAAGTTCGTTTTTGATGACGATAAGGCGATTATTATTATGCCAAACCAGGATCTTAGTAAGAGTAAAATTGTAAACTACACATTTGCAGAAGAAAATAGTAATGAATCTTGA
- a CDS encoding MBL fold metallo-hydrolase: MNDTKCLIGDLIIMYRDYIKKIAVVSCMLFIPFVPFGDITDSHLEKRSKEVYNTPLSDNEVSFQWLGTAGFKVQKADMILLFDPYVTRVPLISLFIEPLKPNKKLIEQMFPRVDYIFVTDTHFDHFMDVPDIALNTGAKVIGSVICAKLLRICKVPESQIIEVKSGDEITLGNMRIKVAFAEHGLVLFHKPFYGDQVRDTLRPLLRVGDYVCKDTLSYHVSIDGFRFFVISGLKFNDDEMVGVESDVVISNVMTHTEGFVEKLLQATKPRILFPSHYDNFFESYSSGVMTWPIMDFYTYCEKVKAFDPEIDIITLDFFQEYRVSINDASHVNNKQ, encoded by the coding sequence ATGAATGACACGAAGTGTCTTATTGGGGATTTAATTATTATGTATCGTGACTACATAAAGAAAATAGCAGTTGTATCGTGCATGCTGTTTATCCCGTTTGTGCCATTTGGCGATATAACTGATTCACACCTTGAAAAACGATCTAAAGAAGTATATAACACACCGCTTTCCGATAATGAGGTCAGCTTTCAATGGCTTGGTACCGCTGGATTTAAAGTGCAAAAAGCAGATATGATACTGCTCTTTGATCCCTATGTTACCCGTGTGCCGCTCATATCGTTATTTATCGAACCATTAAAGCCAAACAAAAAACTTATAGAACAGATGTTTCCAAGAGTAGATTATATTTTTGTCACTGATACTCATTTTGATCACTTTATGGATGTTCCTGATATAGCTCTCAATACAGGCGCTAAAGTTATTGGATCTGTTATTTGTGCGAAACTGCTGCGCATATGTAAGGTTCCTGAAAGCCAGATAATCGAAGTGAAAAGCGGTGATGAAATCACACTCGGGAATATGCGTATTAAAGTGGCATTTGCAGAACACGGACTTGTGTTGTTTCATAAACCGTTTTACGGAGATCAGGTTAGGGATACACTGCGTCCACTACTTAGAGTAGGTGATTATGTGTGTAAAGATACGCTTAGCTATCATGTATCCATTGATGGATTTCGTTTTTTTGTGATCTCGGGATTGAAATTCAATGATGATGAGATGGTAGGTGTTGAGTCCGACGTTGTCATATCAAATGTTATGACCCATACCGAAGGCTTTGTTGAAAAATTGTTACAGGCAACCAAGCCGCGTATTTTATTTCCTTCACACTATGACAATTTCTTTGAGTCATATTCATCCGGTGTTATGACCTGGCCGATAATGGATTTTTATACCTATTGTGAAAAGGTAAAGGCTTTTGACCCAGAGATAGACATTATCACTTTGGATTTCTTTCAAGAATACCGTGTTTCGATCAACGATGCTTCTCATGTAAATAATAAACAGTGA
- a CDS encoding AAA family ATPase, whose amino-acid sequence MYSRIIKYQKEKSFFLFGPRGTGKTTWVRSTFPKAIYIDLLEAEIYNDLLASPQRLENFITKNFKEYIIIDEVQKIPELLNEVHRLIEKYKYKFILTGSSARKLRRHGVNLLGGRALTCALHPFTVIELGRDFDISHSLLYGHLPCACTESDPKGYLESYVRTYLDEEIRQEGLTRNLSAFSRFLEAASFSQGSVLNVATVARDCAVERKAVENYFTILEDLLIAYRLPVFTKKAKRRLVSHPKFYFFDVGVYRTLRPMGPLDMPEEVEGIAFETLFLQELIAINDALDLGYTIYYWRTSNNMEVDFVLYGKRGILAFEIKRTGKVKSHMLSGLKSFLRDYPIAKAYFIYGGKRLMREDRIEVLPLEKTLKELPNILA is encoded by the coding sequence ATGTATTCCAGAATAATTAAATATCAAAAAGAGAAAAGTTTCTTCTTATTTGGTCCTCGTGGGACTGGTAAGACAACGTGGGTGAGGTCTACGTTTCCAAAGGCGATTTACATAGATCTCTTGGAAGCCGAAATATACAATGATCTTTTAGCAAGCCCGCAAAGGCTAGAAAATTTTATAACAAAAAATTTTAAAGAGTACATTATTATAGATGAAGTTCAAAAAATCCCTGAACTTTTAAATGAAGTCCATAGATTAATTGAAAAGTACAAATATAAATTTATCTTAACAGGATCAAGTGCCAGAAAATTAAGACGCCATGGGGTGAATTTGCTTGGGGGACGTGCTTTAACATGTGCTTTGCATCCTTTTACGGTTATTGAACTGGGAAGAGATTTTGATATAAGTCATTCTCTATTGTATGGGCATCTGCCATGCGCATGTACGGAATCTGACCCCAAAGGATATCTGGAAAGTTATGTAAGGACGTATTTGGACGAGGAAATACGTCAGGAGGGGCTTACAAGAAATTTGAGTGCCTTCTCAAGATTCCTTGAAGCTGCTAGCTTTTCTCAGGGGAGTGTGTTAAATGTTGCAACTGTCGCGCGGGATTGCGCAGTTGAACGAAAAGCTGTCGAAAACTACTTTACAATACTAGAAGATCTATTGATAGCATATAGATTGCCTGTCTTCACGAAAAAAGCAAAACGTCGTTTAGTTTCGCATCCTAAATTTTATTTTTTTGATGTTGGAGTTTATCGTACGTTGCGACCAATGGGGCCGCTTGATATGCCTGAAGAAGTAGAAGGCATTGCATTTGAGACACTATTTTTACAGGAGCTTATTGCGATTAATGATGCACTTGATTTGGGGTATACCATATATTATTGGAGAACGTCAAATAATATGGAAGTAGATTTTGTGTTATATGGAAAAAGAGGTATCCTTGCATTTGAAATTAAACGTACAGGTAAAGTTAAAAGTCATATGTTGAGTGGCTTGAAATCTTTTCTGAGAGATTATCCTATTGCAAAAGCTTACTTTATCTACGGCGGAAAACGTTTAATGAGAGAAGATAGAATAGAAGTTCTTCCCTTAGAGAAGACATTAAAGGAGCTCCCAAATATTCTGGCATGA
- a CDS encoding ATP-binding protein: MYKRRYLEDIIVKLHKGCKVLYLAGPRQVGKTTLLKHLSKTIGMNYVSLDDLSIRKLAQEDPQLFLQNYSAPLLIDEVQYAPQLFPYIKINVDNTDKNGRYWLTGSQQFSIMKNVKESLAGRIGIVNLLGFSVAEDRQLPGNKSPFTPSAKNLNEKPIDVKKLFKIIHRGSFPLLTHKNHPPLDVFYNSYLQTYIDRDLREIFHISKISSFHKFLQLCAARTGQLLNYSDLARDADISVNAAKDWINILTASFQIYLLEPYYKNISKRMIKSPKLYFLDTGLAAYLTRWKTPETLYHGAMVGAFYETFVVTEIIKSYWYHGQEAPIYYYRDKEGHEIDVLIERDNILFPVEIKLASAFHKRDLKNISYFRERFSGVGKGAIVSLSPRRIPIDRENDVIPSCMIS; encoded by the coding sequence ATGTATAAAAGAAGATATTTAGAAGATATTATTGTTAAACTGCATAAGGGCTGTAAAGTTCTTTATCTTGCGGGTCCTCGCCAGGTTGGCAAGACGACTCTGTTAAAACATCTTTCTAAAACAATTGGCATGAACTATGTGTCTTTAGACGATCTTTCCATAAGAAAGCTTGCACAGGAAGACCCTCAATTGTTTCTGCAAAATTATTCGGCACCTTTGTTAATAGATGAGGTGCAATATGCTCCGCAGCTATTCCCTTATATAAAGATTAACGTTGATAATACAGATAAAAATGGCCGGTACTGGTTAACAGGGTCACAGCAGTTCTCAATAATGAAAAATGTGAAGGAATCTTTAGCGGGTAGGATTGGCATTGTTAATTTACTTGGTTTCTCTGTGGCTGAGGATAGACAATTACCAGGCAATAAAAGTCCTTTTACCCCATCAGCGAAAAATCTCAACGAGAAACCTATAGATGTGAAAAAGTTGTTTAAGATTATTCACCGGGGCTCGTTTCCACTTTTAACCCACAAAAATCATCCTCCCTTGGACGTGTTTTATAATTCTTATTTACAGACGTATATAGACAGAGATCTGAGGGAGATTTTCCATATATCAAAAATATCTTCCTTCCATAAGTTCCTGCAGCTGTGTGCAGCTCGAACGGGTCAATTATTAAATTATAGTGATTTAGCACGTGATGCGGATATCTCAGTAAATGCCGCAAAGGACTGGATAAACATATTAACTGCCAGTTTTCAAATCTATTTACTTGAGCCGTATTACAAAAATATATCGAAAAGAATGATCAAAAGTCCCAAGCTGTATTTTCTAGATACCGGACTTGCCGCGTATTTGACAAGATGGAAAACTCCGGAAACATTATATCATGGAGCTATGGTGGGTGCATTTTATGAAACCTTTGTTGTAACGGAAATAATAAAAAGTTATTGGTATCATGGACAGGAGGCTCCGATATATTATTATCGTGACAAAGAGGGACATGAAATCGATGTATTGATTGAGAGGGACAATATACTTTTTCCTGTTGAAATTAAACTGGCTTCTGCTTTTCATAAAAGGGACTTGAAGAATATTTCGTATTTCAGAGAAAGGTTCTCCGGTGTTGGAAAGGGAGCAATAGTATCATTATCTCCTCGACGTATACCGATTGATAGAGAAAATGATGTTATTCCTTCCTGTATGATATCATGA